In the genome of Schistocerca piceifrons isolate TAMUIC-IGC-003096 chromosome X, iqSchPice1.1, whole genome shotgun sequence, one region contains:
- the LOC124722243 gene encoding uncharacterized protein LOC124722243, whose amino-acid sequence MADARHFVSCVAADVAVHETDFAFWVSGGVNKKNAVDNNEEQQDPASFADMPEIPERRMMSQAGDNITLDCPGVTDMSLVLQLEWWANDMKLVQYSDAGTTVWENRRRITLRKDNYALEIHPVSAEDNGRYTCLVNSRPRPEAYIMLQVQGKSTL is encoded by the exons ATGGCTGACGCGCGCCATTTCGTTTCGTGCGTCGCCGCAGATGTTGCAGTTCATGAGACGGATTTCGCCTTTTGGGTTTCAGGAGGCGTGAATAAGAAGAACGCCGTGGACAATAACGAAGAACAGCAGGATCCCGCTAGCTTTGCCG ATATGCCCGAAATACCGGAACGTAGGATGATGAGCCAGGCGGGCGACAACATAACGTTGGATTGTCCCGGTGTGACGGACATGTCCCTGGTGCTACAGTTAGAGTGGTGGGCGAACGATATGAAGCTGGTGCAGTATTCCGACGCTGGAACCACCGTCTGGGAGAACCGGCGTCGCATCACGCTACGCAAAGATAATTACGCTCTTGAGATCCACCCGGTGAGCGCTGAAGACAACGGTCGCTACACGTGTCTCGTCAACAGCCGCCCACGCCCGGAGGCGTACATTATGCTTCAGGTGCAGG GTAAGTCGACGCTCTAG